The Rhododendron vialii isolate Sample 1 chromosome 5a, ASM3025357v1 genome contains a region encoding:
- the LOC131325446 gene encoding protein IQ-domain 26-like — MGRAARWLKGLFGFKKDREKLDNSNSGDRKDKKRQSSAAAGALCHNPATIPPNITAAEADWLRSFYDETETEQSKHAIAVAAATAAAADAAVAAAQAAVAVVRLTSNGRGTMFGGGRERWAAVKIQTFFRGYLARKALKALKGLVKLQALFRGYLVRKQAAETLHGMQSLIRAQATVRAQRSLGFSNNADHFYPQFRARKARNEMFDDTRSEYITTIHSRRISASFDAIDESPKIVEVDTGRPKSRSRRPNSSASEYGGDDPLGPTLSSPLPCRVPPRLSIPDWGATGYECRCSTAQSTPRFVNGPITPAKSVSGDSIFRQNMGFYPHYMANTQSFRAKLRSYSAPKLRPEVGPKKRLSLNEMMESRNSSSGVRMQRSCSQAQEVVSFKNAVMGKLDRSSEFVREAEREYCVERRW, encoded by the exons atGGGGAGAGCAGCAAGGTGGTTGAAGGGCTTGTTTGGGTTTAAAAAAGACAGAGAAAAACTGGACAACTCCAACTCCGGCGACCGGAAAGACAAGAAGCGGCAGAGCTCGGCCGCAGCCGGCGCCTTATGTCACAATCCGGCCACCATACCGCCCAACATCACGGCGGCCGAAGCAGATTGGCTGAGATCTTTCTACGACGAGACTGAAACGGAGCAGAGCAAGCATGCAATTGCGGTGGCCGCCGCCACAGCCGCGGCGGCTGATGCGGCCGTCGCCGCCGCGCAGGCGGCCGTGGCGGTGGTTAGGCTGACTAGTAACGGCAGAGGGACTATGTTTGGTGGTGGCCGTGAAAGGTGGGCCGCCGTCAAGATTCAGACCTTTTTCCGTGGCTATTTG GCTAGAAAAGCATTGAAAGCTCTGAAAGGACTAGTGAAATTACAAGCACTTTTTAGAGGCTATTTGGTGAGGAAACAAGCCGCTGAGACACTTCATGGTATGCAATCCCTAATCAGAGCCCAGGCCACAGTCCGTGCCCAAAGATCTCTAGGGTTTTCCAACAATGCCGACCATTTTTACCCTCAATTTCGAGCCCGAAAAGCGCGGAAC GAAATGTTTGATGATACAAGGAGTGAGTACATTACAACAATTCACAGTAGAAGGATTTCGGCTTCTTTCGATGCAATCgatgagagccctaagatagtCGAGGTGGACACAGGCAGGCCCAAATCAAGATCCAGGAGGCCCAACAGTTCTGCGTCGGAATACGGCGGCGACGACCCGTTAGGCCCAACACTCTCCTCACCGCTCCCCTGCCGAGTTCCGCCTCGTTTGTCGATACCCGATTGGGGTGCGACGGGCTACGAATGCCGGTGCTCCACGGCCCAAAGCACCCCTCGGTTCGTCAACGGGCCGATAACGCCCGCGAAGAGCGTTTCCGGTGACAGCATCTTCCGGCAGAACATGGGTTTTTACCCCCACTACATGGCGAATACGCAGTCGTTTAGGGCTAAGCTGAGGTCCTACAGTGCTCCAAAGCTAAGGCCTGAGGTAGGGCCCAAGAAGAGGCTTTCGCTTAATGAGATGATGGAGTCAAGGAATAGTTCAAGTGGGGTTAGAATGCAAAGGTCATGTTCTCAAGCACAAGAAGTGGTTAGTTTCAAGAATGCTGTGATGGGTAAGCTTGATAGGTCTTCAGAGTTTGTTAGGGAGGCAGAGAGAGAGTATTGTGTGGAGAGGaggtggtag
- the LOC131325447 gene encoding protein DETOXIFICATION 51, whose translation MCSSKNAASDAATTIAVANHHSHPSPQTHFYIDLSSLPSIAKHPPEKQAPPPPQQSPYPNTHNILTETKHLFTLSLPIALTALIFYSRSIISMLFLGRLGDTELAAGSLAIAFANITGYSILSGLALGMEPLCSQAFGASRPKLLSLTLHRFVIFLLASSVPISFLWFNISRILLFFKQDPEITSLAHTFLIFSLPDLFTNSFVHPIRIYLRAQGITYPLTFSTLAGTIVHFPINILFVSKLRLGVSGVAAASAVSNFAVLVALVLYVWVSGLHEPTWCAPSRECLTGWKPLVKLAAPSCVSVCLEWWWYEFMIVLCGVLVDPKATVASMGVLIQTTSLIYVFPSSLGFAVSTRVGNELGANRPDKARMSAIVSIFLAAVMGVAAMVFASGMRYKWARMFTDDAEILKLTSAALPILGLCELGNCPQTVGCGVVRGTARPTTAANVNLGAFYLVGMPVAIGLGLWLGVGFVGLWLGLLSAQVCCAGLMLYVVGTTDWHYQADKAQTLTCTGCADNGPPPRDCDEEEQHPLT comes from the coding sequence ATGTGCAGCTCAAAAAACGCCGCCTCCgacgccgccaccaccatcgcCGTCGCGAACCACCACAGCCACCCCTCCCCACAAACCCATTTCTACATCGACCTTTCCTCCCTCCCATCCATCGCCAAACACCCCCCCGAAAAacaagcaccaccaccacctcaacAATCCCCGTACCCAAACACCCACAATATCCTCACCGAGACCAAACAcctcttcactctctctctccccatcgcCCTCACCGCCCTCATATTCTACTCTCGCTCCATAATCTCCATGCTCTTCCTCGGCCGCCTGGGCGACACCGAGCTGGCCGCCGGCTCCCTCGCCATCGCTTTCGCCAACATCACCGGCTACTCCATCCTCTCCGGCCTGGCCCTCGGCATGGAGCCGCTCTGCTCCCAGGCGTTCGGCGCGAGCAGGCCGAAGCTCCTCTCCCTCACCCTCCACCGCTTCGTCATATTCCTCCTCGCCTCCTCCGTCCCCATCTCCTTCCTCTGGTTCAACATTTCGAGAATCCTTCTTTTCTTTAAACAAGACCCAGAAATCACCAGCTTGGCCCACACCTTTCTGATTTTCTCCCTCCCCGATTTGTTCACTAATTCTTTCGTCCACCCGATACGCATTTACCTTCGCGCCCAAGGCATCACGTACCCGCTCACATTCTCAACCCTCGCTGGCACCATCGTCCATTTCCCGATAAATATCTTGTTCGTTTCCAAACTCCGGCTTGGGGTGTCGGGCGTCGCGGCCGCCTCCGCCGTGTCGAACTTCGCCGTGCTGGTGGCATTGGTTTTGTACGTGTGGGTTTCGGGGTTGCACGAGCCGACGTGGTGCGCGCCGAGCCGGGAGTGTTTGACCGGCTGGAAGCCGCTCGTGAAGTTAGCCGCGCCGAGCTGCGTTTCGGTTTGCCTCGAGTGGTGGTGGTACGAGTTCATGATTGTATTGTGTGGGGTTTTGGTGGACCCCAAGGCCACGGTGGCATCGATGGGCGTGCTTATCCAAACGACGTCGTTGATTTACGTGTTCCCGTCGTCTCTCGGGTTCGCGGTTTCCACCCGGGTCGGGAACGAGCTCGGGGCGAACCGGCCTGACAAGGCCCGGATGTCCGCTATCGTCTCGATATTTCTGGCTGCGGTGATGGGCGTGGCCGCAATGGTTTTCGCGTCCGGGATGAGGTACAAGTGGGCCCGGATGTTCACCGACGACGCCGAAATCCTGAAGCTAACGTCGGCCGCGCTGCCGATCCTGGGGCTCTGCGAGCTCGGGAACTGCCCTCAGACAGTCGGGTGCGGAGTGGTTCGGGGAACCGCCCGCCCGACCACCGCCGCCAATGTGAACCTCGGGGCATTCTATCTGGTGGGCATGCCCGTGGCGATCGGGCTCGGGTTATGGCTCGGGGTCGGGTTCGTTGGGCTCTGGCTTGGGCTTCTGTCGGCCCAGGTTTGTTGTGCCGGGCTGATGTTGTATGTGGTTGGGACTACAGACTGGCATTATCAAGCTGATAAAGCTCAGACGCTAACGTGCACAGGATGCGCAGATAACGGACCTCCTCCTCGGGATTGTGACGAAGAAGAGCAACATCCCTTGACTTAG